ACTGCTTCTACATTTTCTTCTGTAAGTGCATCCTTAGCAACGCCACCATTCATCTTAAGAGCACGAAGTGTTGCGACAATTACCACTGCATCTGGAGAAGTTGGTAAGTTCGGAGTCTTGATATCGAGGAATTTCTCAGCGCCAAGGTCTGCACCGAAGCCGGCCTCTGTCACTGTATAATCAGCCAAGCGTAGCGCTGTGCTAGTCGCCAAAACAGAGTTACAGCCATGGGCGATATTGGCAAACGGTCCGCCATGAACAAAGGCTGGTGTCCCGTAAATAGTCTGAACTAGATTTGGCTTAATCGCATCTTTCAAGACTAATGCCAAGGCTCCTTCTACCTCAAGGTCACGAACATAGACTGGTGTGCGGTCATAACGATAACCGATAACAATGTTTGCCAAGCGATTTTTCAAATCTTCAATATCTGTTGCCAAGCAAAGAATCGCCATAATTTCAGAAGCCACCGTGATATCAAAGCCATCTTCTCGCGGAATACCATTGACTGGACTTCCTAAGCCAACGGTCACATGACGAAGAGCCCGGTCATTCAGGTCAACCACCCGTTTCCAGATAATGCGACGCTGATCGATTCCCAACTCATTTCCCTGATGCAGATGATTGTCGATAAGAGCAGACAGAGCATTATTAGCAGTCGTAATGGCATGCATGTCGCCAGTAAAATGTAAGTTAATATCTTCCATCGGTAGGACTTGCGCGTGACCACCACCAGCTGCTCCTCCTTTGATACCCATCACTGGCCCCAAAGACGGTTCGCGGATAGCAATCATGGTTTTCTTGCCAATCTTATTAAGCGCATCAGCCAGTCCAATGGTAATGGTAGACTTACCTTCGCCAGCTGGCGTTGGATTGATTGCTGTTACCAAAATCAGCTTGCCGACAGGATTTTTCGTTACCTCACGAATTTTGTCAAAACTGAGCTTGGCCTTGTACTTTCCGTACAGCTCCAAGTCGTCATAATCAATGCCAATCTTTTTTACTACATCCACAATAGGCTGTAATTCAACACTCTGAGCAATTTCGATATCTGTTTTCATTAAGGAACTCCTCTAATTTGATAAAACTATTATAACAAATATGATACAAAACTGCACATTTAAACTCCAATAGCAACATAATGTTCGGTAATTACTTTAAATATTTTTGCATGATGCATCTTTTCTAGTAAAAAAATAAGTTTGGCTAAATTGAGTATTAAGTTAATTTTATTTTACTAAATTCATTTTTTCTTGTAGAATAAAGCTATGAATATATTGATTACCTCTGGCGGAACTAGTGAAAAAATCGACCAAGTCCGCTCTATCACTAATCATTCGACGGGTCAACTTGGAAAAATGATAGCCGAGCATTGCTTGGCCGAGGGGGCTTCGGTGACTCTGTTGACAACGGCTAAAGCTGTCAAACCTGACCCGCATGAAAACCTAACGATTAAGATCATTGAAGATACGGAGCAGCTCCTGACAGCTATGGAAGGACTGGTGCCAGCTCATGATGTGCTCATTCATTCAATGGCTGTTTCTGACTATAAACCAGTGTATATGGTAGGATTTGAGGAGGTTCTTGCCAGTTCAGATTTGGCAGAATTTCTGGAAAAAAGTAATTCTGAAAGTAAGATTTCGTCTGCTGATGACTATCAGTTACTTTTCCTCAAGAAAAATCCTAAAATCATCAGCAAGGTCAAGGAATGGAATCCCAATATTCGATTGATTGGCTTCAAGCTCTTGGTTGGCGTTTCTAAAGAAGAGTTGCTGGCTGCTGCTAGAGCTAGCCTTGAAAAAAATCAGGCTGAATTAATTGTAGCCAACGATTTGACTGAAATTTCTAGCGGGCAACACCACGCCTATCTCCTAGGAGCAGTCACTATCACAGAAGCTTTCTCCAAGGCAGAAATTGCTGAACAATTGTTAAGGCATATCCAGAAAGGAGACAGTTCATGACCCATGTTACTCTCGCTGTCACGGGCAGTATTTCGGCCTATAAGGCAGCAGATATTACGAGCCAGCTAGGTAAGCTAGGCTATGGTGTGTCTGTTCTCATGACGGAAGCTGCTAGTCATTTTATCACTCCGCTTACCTTACAGGTTTTATCAAAGAATCCGGTCGCCCTCGAGCTTATGGACGAGCCAAGGCCAGACAAAGTCAATCATATTGAAATCGGCAAAGAAACGAATCTTTTTTTAGTCGCTCCTGCCACAGCCAATACTATCGCTAAACTGGCTAACGGTCTGGCAGACAATATGGTAACCGCTACAGCCCTTGCCCTTCCATCTCATGTCAAAAAAGTCATTGCGCCAGCCATGAATACCAAGATGTATGAAAATCCACTGACTCAGCACAATTTGGAAAAATTAAAAGAATTTGGCTGGGAGATTATTGAACCACGTGAAGCTATTCTGGCTTGCGGAGACCATGGAGCTGGCGCTCTAGCTGATGTCAATATTATTATAGAAAAAGTAAAGGAAATTATAAATGAGAAAACAATCTAGTATCGCGCAAATTGCTATCTTTTTTGCTATTATGTTAGTGCTCCATCTGCTGAGCTCTATTATTTTCAACCTACTACCAGTTCCGATTAAACCGACCATTATTCATATTCCAGTCATTATTGCTAGCATTATCTATGGACCGCGAATTGGAGCTATTTTAGGAGCTCTGATGGGAATAATTAGTGTTGTAACTAATACTGTTGTCCTGCTGCCGACTAGCTACCTCTTCAGTCCTTTTGTAGAAAACGGAAGCATCAATTCATTGATGATTGCTATGGTTCCACGTATTCTAATCGGAATCACCCCGTATTTTGTCTACAAATGGATGAAAAACAAGCCAGGTTTAGTTTTAGCTGGTGCCGTGGGCTCAATGACTAACACCATCTTCGTTCTCGGAGGAATTTTCATTCTATTTTCATCTGTTTACAATGGAGACATCAGAGCCATGCTTGCATTGATTTTTTCAGCTAATGCAATCTCAGAAATGATTATTTCTGCTATCCTTACAGTTGCAATCGTTCCAGCACTTGAAAAACTTAAAAAATAATCACCTAGCGTGATTATTTTTTTGATCCAAGCATGTTCATTTTTTCAAAGTATTTCACTATTTTTTAGGTCGGTA
Above is a window of Streptococcus cristatus ATCC 51100 DNA encoding:
- a CDS encoding formate--tetrahydrofolate ligase, whose translation is MKTDIEIAQSVELQPIVDVVKKIGIDYDDLELYGKYKAKLSFDKIREVTKNPVGKLILVTAINPTPAGEGKSTITIGLADALNKIGKKTMIAIREPSLGPVMGIKGGAAGGGHAQVLPMEDINLHFTGDMHAITTANNALSALIDNHLHQGNELGIDQRRIIWKRVVDLNDRALRHVTVGLGSPVNGIPREDGFDITVASEIMAILCLATDIEDLKNRLANIVIGYRYDRTPVYVRDLEVEGALALVLKDAIKPNLVQTIYGTPAFVHGGPFANIAHGCNSVLATSTALRLADYTVTEAGFGADLGAEKFLDIKTPNLPTSPDAVVIVATLRALKMNGGVAKDALTEENVEAVRVGFANLKRHVENIRKFGIPAVVAINEFVSDTEAEIATLKELCAEIGVPVELASVWADGAEGGVALAETVVKTIDEKPAHYTRLYDNDSTIEEKIEKIVTEIYRGSKVNFEKKAQTQIREIVKNGWDKLPICMAKTQYSFSDNPTALGAPENFEITIRELVPKLGAVFIVALTGDVMTMPGLPKRPAALNMDVAADGTAIGLF
- a CDS encoding phosphopantothenate--cysteine ligase → MNILITSGGTSEKIDQVRSITNHSTGQLGKMIAEHCLAEGASVTLLTTAKAVKPDPHENLTIKIIEDTEQLLTAMEGLVPAHDVLIHSMAVSDYKPVYMVGFEEVLASSDLAEFLEKSNSESKISSADDYQLLFLKKNPKIISKVKEWNPNIRLIGFKLLVGVSKEELLAAARASLEKNQAELIVANDLTEISSGQHHAYLLGAVTITEAFSKAEIAEQLLRHIQKGDSS
- the coaC gene encoding phosphopantothenoylcysteine decarboxylase → MTHVTLAVTGSISAYKAADITSQLGKLGYGVSVLMTEAASHFITPLTLQVLSKNPVALELMDEPRPDKVNHIEIGKETNLFLVAPATANTIAKLANGLADNMVTATALALPSHVKKVIAPAMNTKMYENPLTQHNLEKLKEFGWEIIEPREAILACGDHGAGALADVNIIIEKVKEIINEKTI
- a CDS encoding ECF transporter S component is translated as MRKQSSIAQIAIFFAIMLVLHLLSSIIFNLLPVPIKPTIIHIPVIIASIIYGPRIGAILGALMGIISVVTNTVVLLPTSYLFSPFVENGSINSLMIAMVPRILIGITPYFVYKWMKNKPGLVLAGAVGSMTNTIFVLGGIFILFSSVYNGDIRAMLALIFSANAISEMIISAILTVAIVPALEKLKK